One Fontisphaera persica DNA window includes the following coding sequences:
- a CDS encoding PAS domain-containing protein produces MNFTISQDLFRTMLDAVPALLFVVDDDLHLIECNQAAAALLQQPRESILRRRGGEVLRCLHAKDSPAGCGRGEECRHCLIRQSVKEAYAGNRVVRRRAHLQLENGAQPRQFYCLVTATPFDYEHHRLVLLVLEDISQLTELQRIVPICMNCRKVRDDDEYWRSVESYFNRHWDLRFSHGLCPECTRKELEKLNRELPPNA; encoded by the coding sequence ATGAACTTCACCATCAGCCAGGATTTGTTCCGTACCATGCTGGATGCCGTCCCGGCGCTCCTCTTTGTCGTGGACGACGATCTTCACTTGATTGAATGCAACCAGGCGGCCGCCGCATTGCTGCAACAGCCGCGCGAAAGCATCTTGCGCCGCCGCGGCGGTGAAGTGCTGCGTTGCCTGCACGCCAAAGATTCCCCTGCGGGTTGCGGGCGGGGAGAAGAATGCCGCCATTGCCTCATCCGCCAAAGTGTCAAAGAAGCCTATGCCGGCAACCGCGTGGTGCGGCGCCGCGCCCATCTGCAGTTGGAAAACGGCGCCCAACCCCGGCAATTCTACTGCCTGGTCACCGCCACTCCGTTTGATTATGAGCACCACCGCCTGGTGTTGCTGGTGCTCGAAGACATATCTCAATTAACCGAACTGCAACGCATCGTCCCCATTTGCATGAATTGCCGCAAAGTGCGCGATGATGACGAATACTGGCGCAGCGTCGAATCCTACTTCAACCGCCACTGGGACCTGCGTTTCTCTCATGGTCTCTGCCCCGAGTGCACCCGCAAGGAGTTGGAGAAATTGAACCGCGAGCTGCCGCCCAATGCCTGA
- the tilS gene encoding tRNA lysidine(34) synthetase TilS, translating into MNLSHHVENTLLQLARCRPGESLVLAVSGGLDSMVLLHLLARLAPAHRWRLLVAHFNHRLRGRASGADARFVALTAQRLGLPLRVEAAEVQAIAQRERLSLEMAARQARHAFFARAAKHAGAQKILLAHHANDQVELFFVRLLQGTGPTGLKGMEIVSPSPADPSLQLVRPFLEVPRSDLEHYALTHQVRFREDQSNASLAPLRNRIRHKLLPLLTTWQPGLPQVIRRTMELLRAEDCFLTEALAQRQRETGEPPAQWPLALQRRFLTAQLLHLGIAPNFDLIEFLRLHPGQPIMIGEDQRVQADAHLNLQKVPPPPSLNHAGNRLVLQLSAAGQIQWQNREFAWQIRPCREGRRPRTRSGVEWFDADTVGERIVLRHWQPGDRYWPIGAPAEMKLQDFFVNQKVPAAERRRRLLAEAADGRIFWIEGARIAEPFKVRPQTRLLLRWQWRTV; encoded by the coding sequence ATGAACCTGTCCCACCACGTCGAAAACACACTCCTTCAACTGGCCCGCTGCCGCCCGGGTGAATCGTTGGTGCTCGCCGTCTCCGGCGGCCTCGATTCCATGGTTTTGCTCCATCTCCTCGCCCGCCTGGCCCCTGCCCACCGTTGGCGACTCCTCGTGGCCCATTTCAACCATCGCCTGCGCGGCCGCGCCAGTGGAGCCGACGCCCGCTTTGTAGCGCTCACCGCCCAACGGCTGGGTTTGCCCCTGCGAGTCGAAGCTGCAGAGGTCCAAGCCATCGCCCAACGCGAACGACTCTCCCTCGAAATGGCCGCCCGCCAGGCTCGCCATGCCTTTTTCGCCCGCGCCGCAAAACACGCTGGCGCCCAGAAAATCCTCCTCGCCCACCATGCCAATGACCAAGTCGAGCTGTTCTTCGTGCGTCTTCTCCAGGGCACTGGCCCCACTGGCCTCAAAGGCATGGAAATAGTCTCCCCCTCGCCTGCTGACCCCTCCCTCCAACTGGTGCGCCCCTTTCTGGAAGTGCCCCGCAGCGACCTGGAGCACTACGCCCTCACCCACCAAGTGCGTTTCCGTGAGGACCAGTCCAACGCCTCCCTGGCTCCCCTCCGCAACCGTATCCGCCATAAACTGCTGCCTTTGCTCACCACCTGGCAGCCTGGCCTGCCACAGGTCATCCGCCGCACCATGGAATTGCTGCGCGCCGAAGATTGCTTCCTCACCGAGGCCCTGGCCCAGCGCCAGCGAGAAACCGGCGAGCCTCCCGCCCAATGGCCCCTGGCGTTGCAACGCCGCTTCCTCACTGCTCAATTACTGCACCTGGGCATCGCTCCCAATTTCGATTTAATCGAGTTTCTGCGCCTGCATCCCGGCCAACCCATCATGATTGGCGAAGACCAGCGAGTGCAGGCCGATGCCCATCTTAATCTGCAAAAAGTGCCTCCACCCCCCTCGCTAAACCACGCTGGCAATCGCCTGGTTTTGCAACTGTCAGCGGCCGGTCAAATCCAATGGCAAAACCGCGAATTCGCCTGGCAAATTCGCCCCTGCCGCGAAGGACGCCGGCCCCGGACACGCTCCGGGGTGGAATGGTTCGATGCTGACACCGTGGGAGAGCGGATCGTGCTGCGCCATTGGCAACCGGGGGATCGTTACTGGCCGATTGGCGCGCCCGCGGAAATGAAATTGCAGGATTTCTTTGTGAATCAGAAGGTGCCGGCAGCCGAACGGCGCCGGCGGTTGCTGGCCGAAGCGGCCGACGGACGCATCTTTTGGATTGAGGGAGCGCGCATTGCCGAACCTTTCAAAGTGCGCCCCCAAACCCGGCTGCTCCTGCGCTGGCAATGGCGCACCGTTTGA
- the argF gene encoding ornithine carbamoyltransferase yields the protein MRHLLSLEGLALEDMDWILLQSRGFKHQRGNHPRPLQGQTWAMMFAKSSTRTRVSFEVGIHELGGRPLFLNAMDIQLGRGEPVKDTARVLGRMVHGAIIRTYAQRDVEEFARYAQIPTINALTDEEHPCQVLTDIFTFQEKRGSMQGRVVTFIGDGASNMANSWIFAAAKMGFELRIAAPRPFQPAPAVLQRAGGRVMVTENVAEAAAGSDLLYTDVWVSMGKEAEAAERLKILSGYQINASVLRLAKPDALVMHCLPAYRGKEIDEETFEAHATTIFDEAENRLHVQKAVLAWLVAK from the coding sequence ATGCGACACTTGTTGAGTTTGGAAGGCCTGGCGCTCGAGGACATGGACTGGATTTTGTTGCAGTCCAGGGGGTTCAAACACCAGCGAGGCAATCATCCGCGTCCCTTGCAGGGACAAACGTGGGCGATGATGTTTGCCAAGTCTTCCACGCGCACCCGGGTTTCCTTTGAAGTGGGCATTCATGAACTGGGGGGGCGTCCCCTGTTCTTGAATGCGATGGACATTCAGTTGGGGCGTGGCGAGCCGGTGAAGGACACGGCGCGGGTGTTGGGGCGGATGGTGCACGGGGCGATTATTCGCACGTACGCCCAGCGCGACGTGGAAGAATTTGCCCGCTATGCGCAAATCCCCACCATCAACGCCCTGACGGATGAAGAGCATCCGTGCCAGGTGTTGACGGATATTTTTACGTTTCAGGAGAAACGGGGTTCGATGCAGGGGCGGGTGGTGACGTTCATCGGGGATGGGGCGTCCAACATGGCCAACTCATGGATTTTTGCCGCGGCCAAAATGGGATTTGAGCTGCGGATTGCCGCGCCGCGGCCTTTTCAACCGGCGCCGGCGGTTTTGCAACGGGCCGGGGGCCGGGTAATGGTCACAGAAAATGTGGCGGAGGCGGCAGCCGGCAGCGACTTGTTATACACCGATGTGTGGGTGTCCATGGGCAAGGAAGCCGAGGCGGCGGAGCGCCTGAAGATTCTCTCCGGCTATCAAATCAATGCCTCGGTCCTCCGCCTGGCCAAACCGGATGCCCTGGTTATGCATTGTTTGCCGGCGTATCGCGGCAAGGAGATTGATGAGGAAACGTTTGAGGCCCATGCCACCACCATCTTTGATGAGGCGGAAAACCGGCTGCACGTGCAAAAAGCGGTGCTGGCCTGGTTGGTGGCAAAATAG
- the trpE gene encoding anthranilate synthase component I, which translates to MYTPTLDEFVALARGANLIPVTRRLLADFETPLSAYHKIRGQGESFLFESVEGGEHLGRYSFVGCNPRAVIKQIGSRVEVYEHGKCIETIPIGAAPGEARDGLVVVERLMRRYRPAILPGLPRFTGGAVGYLGYEFIHDIEPVVPRPPRDELGTPVMYFLLADELLIFDRVAQTITILVNALIEEGQNPADAYEDALSEIDRIIALLEQPVGAAPLSVPFEIPEIAATSNVPREQFLANVRKAKEYINAGDIIQVVGSQRFSAPVTATPLDVYRAARTVNPSPYMFLLELDGFSLVGASPEIHVRCEDRKVEIRPIAGTRARGKTPEDDRRLAEELLADPKERAEHVMLVDLARNDLGRVCDYGTVQVKDLMIIERYSHVMHIVSQVEGRLSAERSTFDLMRATFPAGTLSGAPKIRAMQIIAELEQTARGPYGGCVGYFSFNGNLDCCITIRTALLKDGMAHVQAGGGWVNDSEPEAEYMETVNKSRAMLKAVALAQNFHR; encoded by the coding sequence ATGTACACCCCCACTTTGGACGAATTTGTGGCGCTGGCGCGCGGGGCCAATTTAATTCCGGTCACGCGCCGCCTGCTGGCCGACTTTGAAACGCCGCTCTCCGCCTATCACAAAATCCGCGGACAGGGCGAAAGCTTCCTCTTCGAGTCTGTGGAAGGCGGCGAGCATCTGGGCCGGTATTCCTTTGTGGGCTGCAACCCCCGCGCTGTCATCAAACAAATCGGCTCGCGCGTGGAGGTGTACGAGCACGGGAAATGCATTGAAACCATTCCCATCGGCGCCGCCCCAGGCGAGGCGCGCGATGGTCTGGTGGTCGTCGAGCGCCTCATGCGCCGCTACCGCCCGGCCATTCTGCCCGGCCTGCCCCGCTTCACCGGCGGCGCGGTGGGCTACCTTGGCTACGAGTTCATCCACGACATTGAGCCGGTGGTGCCTCGTCCCCCTCGTGACGAACTGGGCACACCGGTCATGTACTTCCTGCTGGCTGATGAACTGCTCATCTTCGACCGCGTGGCGCAGACCATCACCATCCTGGTCAACGCCTTGATTGAAGAGGGCCAGAATCCCGCTGACGCCTACGAGGACGCCCTTTCTGAAATTGACCGCATCATTGCCCTGCTCGAGCAGCCCGTGGGCGCCGCCCCCTTGAGTGTGCCGTTTGAAATCCCGGAAATCGCCGCCACCTCCAATGTGCCCCGGGAGCAATTCCTGGCCAATGTCCGCAAAGCCAAGGAATACATCAACGCCGGCGACATCATCCAAGTCGTCGGCTCCCAGCGCTTCTCTGCGCCGGTCACCGCCACTCCGCTGGACGTCTATCGGGCCGCCCGCACCGTCAACCCCTCCCCCTACATGTTCCTGCTCGAGCTGGACGGTTTCTCCCTTGTGGGCGCCTCACCGGAAATCCATGTCCGCTGCGAAGATCGCAAGGTGGAAATCCGTCCCATCGCCGGCACCCGCGCCCGCGGCAAAACGCCCGAGGATGACCGCCGCCTCGCCGAAGAATTGCTCGCCGACCCCAAGGAACGCGCCGAGCATGTCATGCTCGTGGACCTGGCCCGCAACGATTTGGGGCGCGTCTGCGACTATGGCACTGTGCAGGTCAAAGACCTCATGATTATCGAGCGCTACAGCCACGTCATGCACATCGTCTCCCAGGTCGAAGGCCGGCTCTCCGCCGAACGCAGCACCTTTGACCTCATGCGCGCCACCTTCCCGGCCGGCACCTTGAGCGGCGCACCCAAAATCCGCGCCATGCAAATCATTGCCGAGCTGGAGCAGACCGCCCGCGGCCCCTATGGGGGGTGCGTCGGCTATTTCTCCTTCAACGGCAACCTCGATTGCTGCATCACCATCCGCACCGCCTTGCTCAAAGATGGCATGGCCCACGTCCAGGCGGGTGGGGGCTGGGTCAATGACAGCGAACCCGAAGCCGAGTACATGGAAACCGTGAACAAATCACGCGCCATGCTTAAAGCCGTGGCCCTGGCCCAGAATTTCCATCGTTAA
- a CDS encoding twin-arginine translocation signal domain-containing protein — MKKECSSHPFSSRCRGCPLSRRDFLGVAGAACAGLAASAFLPQQGQAAAPGAPKMKLRLVFALHAPVQPAPDWPNKGYDFRPFMQKVEQILQRRCRDMQFLTSTATGPEQAAKILEEDKTTGVQGYVVFQMNCWNRVVQTVAGAGKPTLYADFQYGGSGGFLVYNAAFLRANTPNVGFVASSDMEDLVAAVECFRLVQQGGTVADFVAATAQVRQRSMPRVGRLASREDRMNLLAVDECVRRMRQSKILAVRDPSAGAEGTCMEIPVQRISFAELNEAWKNANKDEARVLAYRWSKGAARVAGVDWSTLEASAAMYLAQKEVMKRHQANAITINCLGGFYGGHIHAYPCLGFHELLNEGLIGACECDIRSTATMVAFTTLTQGRPGYISDPVMDTAKGQIIYAHCVASNRPFGPQGRANAYQILTHSEDRQGASVRSLLPAGYVVTTLEVDNGRKEILLHRARTVGNDPDDRACRTKLCAVPMGDFEKLFTFWDQWGWHRVTFYGDLREPAYELAKAIGWKVVEEA; from the coding sequence ATGAAAAAAGAATGCTCTTCCCACCCTTTCTCGTCACGTTGTCGTGGGTGTCCATTGTCCCGGCGTGATTTTCTGGGAGTGGCTGGTGCCGCATGCGCGGGGCTGGCGGCCTCGGCATTTTTGCCGCAGCAGGGTCAAGCCGCCGCGCCAGGCGCGCCCAAGATGAAACTGCGTCTGGTTTTTGCCCTGCATGCGCCGGTGCAGCCGGCGCCGGACTGGCCCAACAAGGGCTATGACTTCCGGCCTTTCATGCAAAAGGTGGAGCAGATTTTGCAACGGCGCTGCCGGGATATGCAATTCCTGACGTCCACGGCCACAGGGCCGGAGCAGGCGGCCAAAATCCTGGAGGAGGACAAAACCACCGGCGTGCAGGGGTACGTGGTATTTCAGATGAATTGTTGGAATCGCGTGGTGCAGACGGTGGCGGGTGCGGGCAAACCGACATTGTATGCCGACTTTCAGTATGGTGGGAGCGGCGGTTTTTTGGTGTACAACGCGGCCTTTTTGCGGGCCAACACGCCCAATGTGGGCTTTGTGGCCAGCAGCGACATGGAGGATTTGGTGGCGGCGGTGGAGTGTTTTCGCTTGGTGCAGCAAGGGGGGACGGTGGCGGATTTCGTGGCGGCCACGGCGCAAGTGCGCCAGCGGAGCATGCCACGGGTGGGGCGGTTGGCGTCCCGGGAGGACCGGATGAATTTGCTGGCGGTGGATGAATGTGTGCGGCGGATGCGCCAATCGAAAATTTTGGCGGTGCGGGATCCATCGGCGGGGGCCGAGGGGACCTGCATGGAGATACCGGTGCAGCGCATCAGTTTTGCGGAGTTGAATGAAGCCTGGAAAAACGCCAACAAGGACGAGGCGCGGGTGCTGGCGTACCGATGGAGCAAAGGCGCAGCCCGGGTGGCCGGGGTGGATTGGAGCACGTTGGAGGCTTCGGCGGCGATGTATCTGGCGCAGAAAGAAGTGATGAAGCGGCATCAGGCCAATGCTATTACCATCAATTGTCTGGGGGGTTTTTACGGGGGCCATATTCACGCCTACCCGTGCCTGGGGTTCCATGAGCTGTTAAATGAAGGGCTGATAGGGGCCTGCGAGTGCGACATTCGTTCGACGGCCACGATGGTGGCCTTCACCACGTTGACCCAGGGACGGCCGGGTTACATTTCCGACCCGGTGATGGACACGGCCAAGGGACAGATTATTTACGCGCATTGCGTGGCCTCCAACAGGCCCTTTGGCCCGCAGGGACGTGCCAACGCCTATCAAATCCTGACGCATTCAGAAGACCGGCAGGGCGCCTCGGTTCGTTCGTTGTTGCCGGCAGGTTATGTGGTCACCACGTTGGAGGTGGACAACGGGCGCAAGGAAATCCTGCTGCATCGGGCGCGGACGGTAGGCAATGACCCCGATGATCGGGCGTGCCGGACGAAACTTTGTGCCGTGCCGATGGGGGATTTTGAGAAGTTGTTTACCTTCTGGGATCAATGGGGCTGGCACCGGGTGACGTTTTACGGAGACTTGCGTGAACCAGCCTATGAGCTGGCCAAGGCCATCGGTTGGAAGGTGGTGGAAGAGGCTTAA
- a CDS encoding CopG family antitoxin, with product MNTLTDWEEVPLFDSEQAEAAFWAENRIDLRLMEAAVAAGSELSESVTITLRMDPRLLSRIKRLARSRYLNYQSMMKQWISERLEQEMAARQNENAPGMRYLRG from the coding sequence ATGAACACGCTTACCGATTGGGAAGAAGTGCCCCTGTTCGACAGTGAACAGGCCGAGGCGGCCTTTTGGGCCGAAAACCGAATTGACTTGCGTTTGATGGAAGCCGCCGTGGCCGCCGGCTCTGAACTGTCCGAATCGGTGACCATCACCCTGCGCATGGACCCGCGGCTGCTCTCGCGCATCAAACGGCTGGCCCGCTCACGGTATCTGAATTACCAGAGCATGATGAAACAATGGATTAGCGAGCGGTTGGAACAGGAAATGGCCGCCCGGCAAAACGAAAATGCGCCCGGAATGCGTTATTTACGCGGATAG
- a CDS encoding type II secretion system protein — protein MKTMLPSPMRKPGRQVQAGGFTLVEILMVLAIIGVLAAIALTILPVAKDRSLRSRAETQLRQIEAAIEAYHAKHGLYPPDNPGGNTAVHQLFYELTGVLWDGTRFTDLHQQPIDMGKLGVGGIVHAAKPGQTIRNFFGDTIPDTVDIGGVKLLKAPGEWPPGVGTPPVPTHPSVNVWRYKSTNPDHNKNSYDLWADLVIRGKIVRISNWERR, from the coding sequence ATGAAGACCATGCTACCATCGCCCATGCGGAAACCAGGCCGGCAGGTCCAGGCGGGGGGATTTACCCTGGTGGAAATCCTGATGGTGTTGGCAATTATCGGCGTTTTGGCTGCCATCGCTCTGACCATTTTGCCGGTGGCCAAAGACCGCTCCCTGCGCAGCCGGGCAGAAACCCAGTTGCGGCAAATTGAAGCCGCCATCGAGGCCTACCACGCCAAACACGGGCTTTATCCACCGGACAATCCGGGCGGCAACACCGCCGTCCACCAGTTGTTCTACGAACTAACCGGCGTGCTCTGGGATGGCACACGTTTCACTGACCTTCACCAGCAACCCATTGACATGGGCAAACTGGGGGTCGGCGGCATTGTCCACGCCGCCAAGCCCGGCCAAACCATTCGCAACTTTTTCGGCGACACCATTCCCGACACCGTGGACATTGGCGGCGTCAAACTGCTCAAGGCCCCCGGAGAATGGCCACCAGGCGTGGGTACTCCCCCGGTGCCCACCCACCCTTCGGTTAATGTCTGGCGCTATAAATCCACCAACCCCGACCACAATAAAAACTCCTACGACCTGTGGGCGGACCTGGTGATTCGCGGAAAAATCGTACGCATCTCCAACTGGGAACGACGCTAA
- a CDS encoding type II secretion system protein, translating to MKAHGRARRAFTLIELLTVIAIIAILAGLILSAVVATKGKAKKAMAKTEMSGLKAAILMYEKDYSIYPTTNAVDTTYGAGAFLTGSPDNNLVVDVLRNVNPQNRASNQGHPRNPRQTVYLDVKPASDNGAPGVTPGGNYNDPWGNQYIITLDNDFDDVAKDPVYNNTGALRLNVIIWSRGPDGRAHPDPDHPDNKDNVLGWK from the coding sequence ATGAAAGCTCATGGACGCGCCCGCCGGGCGTTTACCTTGATTGAACTGCTGACGGTCATTGCCATCATCGCCATTTTGGCCGGATTAATCCTCTCCGCTGTGGTGGCCACCAAGGGCAAAGCCAAAAAGGCCATGGCCAAAACCGAAATGTCCGGTTTGAAAGCCGCCATTCTCATGTATGAAAAGGATTACAGCATTTACCCCACCACCAATGCGGTGGACACCACCTATGGCGCAGGCGCTTTCCTAACCGGCAGCCCGGACAACAACCTCGTGGTGGACGTCCTGCGCAATGTGAATCCCCAAAATCGCGCCAGCAACCAAGGGCATCCCCGCAACCCGCGCCAAACGGTTTATCTCGACGTCAAACCCGCCAGTGACAACGGCGCGCCCGGCGTGACCCCCGGCGGCAATTATAATGACCCTTGGGGCAACCAGTACATCATCACCCTCGACAACGACTTTGATGACGTGGCCAAAGACCCCGTATATAACAACACGGGAGCCTTGCGGCTTAATGTCATCATCTGGTCGCGCGGCCCGGATGGCAGAGCCCATCCCGACCCCGACCACCCCGACAACAAGGACAACGTGCTCGGCTGGAAATAA
- a CDS encoding pilus assembly FimT family protein, translating to MKLPAIHHRCDEGSVPHGGLMFATSPWVRMAFTLAELLVVIAIIGMLTAVSLPAIRKIAKSDSMNAASRQLLDDIGYARRLAIRNRTTVYMVFLPHQYYSLGSAFSGAEQTRARELLDLQYTGYAMFARRQAGDQPGQGIPAYLRDWVSLPEGVFIPVWKYTTGHDHATPFRTVPIPFPEATSRLIPMPYIAFNHQGQLVQFDSQGRPLPTAEDVDLPLARGAVVPPKDPVTQEYLWQAPEIIENPPNNSINNPNYIHIDWMTGRAKIERPELPEARP from the coding sequence ATGAAGCTCCCTGCCATCCACCACCGCTGCGATGAAGGCTCTGTTCCCCACGGCGGCCTGATGTTCGCCACCAGCCCCTGGGTGAGGATGGCTTTTACGCTGGCGGAGCTCTTGGTGGTGATTGCCATCATCGGCATGCTGACCGCTGTGTCGCTGCCTGCCATCCGCAAAATCGCCAAATCCGATTCCATGAACGCGGCCAGTCGGCAGCTTCTGGACGACATTGGCTATGCGCGGCGGCTGGCCATCCGCAATCGCACCACCGTTTACATGGTTTTCCTGCCGCATCAATACTACAGCCTGGGCAGTGCCTTCTCGGGGGCAGAGCAAACCCGCGCCCGCGAGCTGTTGGATTTGCAATACACCGGTTATGCCATGTTTGCCCGCCGCCAGGCCGGCGACCAGCCCGGCCAGGGCATCCCTGCTTACCTGCGCGACTGGGTCAGCCTCCCGGAGGGAGTCTTCATCCCGGTGTGGAAATACACCACCGGCCATGACCATGCCACCCCCTTCCGCACAGTGCCCATCCCCTTCCCCGAAGCCACCAGCCGGCTCATCCCCATGCCCTATATTGCTTTCAATCATCAGGGGCAGTTGGTGCAATTTGATTCTCAAGGCCGGCCGCTGCCCACGGCAGAGGATGTGGACCTGCCGCTCGCACGCGGCGCAGTGGTCCCGCCCAAAGACCCGGTGACCCAGGAATACCTGTGGCAGGCGCCCGAAATCATCGAAAATCCGCCCAACAACAGCATCAACAACCCCAACTACATTCACATAGACTGGATGACCGGGCGCGCCAAAATTGAGCGGCCAGAATTGCCGGAAGCGCGCCCCTGA
- a CDS encoding type IV pilus modification PilV family protein — protein sequence MQPALSHTRCRPRHERGFNMVEIAICLGVIAIALVAIIGVMPTGMRVTQDNREETVIDQDARYFMQAIRLGAAGDVQLAGQVESVNGQSANDPLLVIGRLCIPDQVNVAIVRGLSGPAAERSAASAPVAFRYRLSSEVRPFPPPPNSPPQLSDYLHEVTLRFEWPLRPDGTLGRRMASGSPRIYRFLVSGTLMETNVSGETIFLFRP from the coding sequence ATGCAACCTGCGCTGTCACATACCCGCTGCCGCCCCCGCCACGAGCGCGGTTTTAACATGGTGGAAATCGCCATCTGCCTGGGCGTGATTGCCATCGCCCTGGTGGCCATCATTGGCGTGATGCCCACCGGCATGCGCGTCACCCAGGACAACCGCGAGGAAACCGTCATTGACCAGGACGCCCGTTATTTCATGCAAGCCATCCGGCTGGGCGCCGCAGGCGATGTCCAACTGGCGGGGCAGGTGGAAAGTGTCAACGGACAGTCAGCAAATGACCCGCTGCTCGTCATCGGGCGCCTGTGCATCCCCGACCAGGTCAACGTCGCCATCGTGCGCGGCTTAAGCGGCCCGGCAGCCGAGCGTTCCGCCGCCAGTGCGCCGGTGGCTTTCCGTTATCGCTTGTCCAGTGAAGTGCGTCCCTTCCCGCCGCCGCCCAACTCCCCGCCGCAATTGTCCGACTACCTGCACGAAGTCACCCTGCGCTTCGAGTGGCCGCTGCGTCCTGATGGCACTCTGGGCCGCCGCATGGCCAGCGGCAGCCCGCGCATTTACCGGTTCCTGGTCAGCGGCACCCTCATGGAAACCAATGTGTCGGGCGAAACCATCTTTCTCTTCCGGCCATGA
- a CDS encoding PilW family protein, which yields MNLLTIPIRPPLRPAGPQHGLGGLSDRGCRRFTAARRAFSLVEMMVAVGILAMIIVVLLGIFSQTSRALRAANNQTDVLESGRLIMEMMTREVQQAVPTGQDSYGFHFFASRILGAAPLTQRLPGGGTLDNDLEAFFFVIQENTTYKGIGYFVDPAENGVGTLYRFYAETNSAAGTRSFYRLFTNEVGRLPDSPLMHRVADGVTQLEVHVYDADGHRPSSSTNQWVDANVAAFWGEALPAFVEIKLAVLELHLVERIKHMDPAQARAFLEHERRTAQTHLFRQRIPVLAAPRP from the coding sequence ATGAACCTACTGACCATTCCCATACGCCCGCCCCTCAGGCCAGCCGGCCCCCAGCACGGTCTGGGGGGGCTGTCTGACCGCGGATGCCGGCGTTTTACTGCCGCGCGGCGGGCCTTCTCCCTGGTGGAAATGATGGTGGCCGTGGGCATCCTGGCCATGATTATCGTGGTGTTGCTCGGGATTTTCTCCCAAACCTCCCGTGCTCTGCGTGCGGCCAACAATCAAACCGATGTCCTGGAAAGCGGCCGCCTCATCATGGAAATGATGACCCGCGAGGTGCAGCAGGCCGTCCCCACCGGCCAGGACAGTTACGGCTTCCATTTCTTTGCCTCGCGCATCCTGGGGGCCGCCCCCCTCACCCAACGTCTGCCGGGAGGCGGCACTTTGGACAATGATTTGGAGGCCTTCTTTTTTGTCATCCAGGAAAATACCACTTACAAAGGCATAGGCTATTTCGTGGACCCGGCCGAAAACGGCGTGGGCACCCTTTACCGCTTCTATGCCGAAACCAACTCCGCCGCGGGCACCCGTTCCTTCTACCGCCTGTTCACCAATGAAGTGGGCCGTCTGCCGGACAGCCCCCTCATGCATCGGGTGGCCGATGGCGTCACGCAGTTGGAAGTCCATGTCTATGACGCCGACGGCCATCGTCCCAGCTCTTCCACCAATCAGTGGGTGGATGCCAACGTCGCCGCCTTCTGGGGCGAGGCCCTGCCGGCTTTTGTGGAAATCAAACTGGCCGTGCTCGAACTCCACCTGGTCGAGCGCATCAAGCACATGGACCCCGCCCAGGCGCGCGCCTTTCTCGAGCATGAGCGCCGCACGGCCCAAACCCATTTGTTCCGCCAGCGCATTCCGGTGCTGGCTGCGCCCCGCCCATGA